Genomic window (Streptomyces sp. NBC_01431):
TGAAGGCGTACGCGCCCAGGAGCGCGCCCTCGCCGATCGCCTCGATGTCCTCGGCGGCCTCGATCGGCAGCGCGAAGGCGGCCTTCTTGATGCCGTGCAGGGCGCGGGCGGCGTTGCCCGCGGCGGTGCGCAGCACCTCGGAGGTGTACGACTCGTCGTCGGCGGGGGCGGCGCCGAGGCCGACCGCGAGGACGAAGGGGGCCTTCAGGCCGGAGGGGGACACGGCCTTGGTCACTTCACCCTCGGCACCACTGGCGCCGAGGACCTCCAGGACGGCGGCGAGCTTGCCGCCGAACGCCTTGTCCACGGCCTCGGCGCCGGGTGCGACGACCAGTCCGCCCTTGGGACCGGCGGCCTTGGCGACGCCGACGACGAGGGCGTCGGCGCGCAGCGTTGCCGCACCGGCAGTGCTGAGAGTCAGAGCAGTCACGGTGGTGAGATCTCTCTTCCTTGAGAATCCTGGCGGATGTTCGACCGTCGGGTGGGCCGGTCGGCGCCCGGTGCATCGTATTTCGGGCGGAGCGCGCACCGACCACGAGCCTACGCTCGGTGATGACGTTCGAGAGCGGTGGCCGCAATTCACTCATCCGTGGTGTCTCTTTCACGTTTGGCCCGCAGGCTCCATGAGAGCTACGTCACACTCACCCCAATCGGGCGCAGAGGACACGGTGCCCCTTTGCATCATCACCACAGGTCCTCCATGCGCGCTCCGCGAGTGGAGGGGTTCCATGAGGGGGGACATATGAAGGCGAAGGCCTTGAAATTGGGCAGAACCCGGCTTGCGCTCACGGCGCTGATGGCCGCTGGACTGCTCAGCACGGCCATTCCGGCCGCGAACGCGGCGGCCACGGCGTCGCCGCGCATCGATCTGAAGGTGCTGGTCCTCGACGACGGCGGCAGCGCGGTCGGAGCCATCGTCGCCGAGCTGAAGAACACCGGGGTGCCGTACCAGACGATCGAGTTGAACGCTGCCGGCCGCCCGACGATCGACGCGGCCTTCCTCAGCGACACCGTGAGCGGCCGTCCGCGCGCCAAGTTCCAGGGCGTGGTCACGCCCAACGAGATCCCGTTCGGCTCCGCGGCCGCCCCCGAGCAGGCCGCCCTCGCCGCGTACGAGACGACCTTCGGGATCCGCCAGGTCGACGCGTACACCTGGGCCCACCCCGAGGTCGGGATCGATTACACCGACCAGAACGGCGGCTGGTCCGGCGTCCTGGACGGCGCCAAGTCCCAGGTCACCGCAGCCGGCAAGGCAGGCCCCTTCGGCTATCTCGACGGGCCCCTCACCTTCGAGGACAACGACCCCTCGGTCCCCGAGAGTTACGGCTACGCGGGCCACCCCAGGGACGGATTCACCAGCTACCTCGACGCGCCGACCGGCGGCACCCTGCTCGGCCAGTACACCCACGACAACCGCAGCGAACTCGTCATCACCTTCGCCTACAACCAGTACCAGGAGCAGTTCCAGGTGCTGGCCAAGGGCATCGTGGAATGGCTGACCCAGGGCATCCATCTCGGGCAGAGCCGCAACTACTTCACGGTGCACGTGGATGACGTGTTCGCGCCCGACTCCCGTTGGGACACGGTCAACAACTGCACCCCGGGCGACTTCGACTGCCCCGCCGGAGGCTCCGCGAGCACCGACATCCGGATGACGGCGGCCGACGCCCAGTACGCCGCGCAGTGGGAGCAGACCAACGGCTTCACCTTCGACATGGTCTTCAACGCGGGCTCCGGGGAGGAGTGGAAGACCGAGAACGGCGGCACCGACGCGCTGGCCGCCCAACTGCTCGCCGACAAGGCCAAGTTCCGCTGGGTGAACCACACCTACACGCATGAGTTCCTCGGCTGCGTCCAGGACAACACCGTCGTGCCGTGGCAGTGCAAGAAGAACGCCGACGGCTCCACGCAGTGGATGAGCCGGGCCGACATCTCCGCGCAGATCTCGCAGAACAACACCTGGGCCGCCCAGAAGGGCCTCCCGGTCGACAAGAGCGAACTCGTCACCGGTGAGCACTCCGGCATGAAGGTCCTGCCGCAGCAGCCCGACGACAACCCGAACCTGGCGGGCGCGCTCGCCGACAATGGCGTCAAGTGGACCGGCAGCGACGCCTCGCGCGAACCGGACCAGCGGGCGGTCGGCGCCGCCATGACCGTGCCCCGGCACCCGATGAACGTGTACTACAACGTCGGCAAGGCCGCCGAGATGACCGACGAGTACAACTGGCTCTACACCTCGAAGGCCAACGGCGGCAGCGGCGTCTGCGAGAACAACCCGGCCTCCACCTGCATGCCCGCACCGCTGGACACCGCCACCGGCTACCAGACGTACATCGTGCCCAGGGAGGCCAAGACCGCGCTGTCGCACGTCCTGTGGAACGACCCGCGGCCGCACTACGTCCACCAGTCGAACCTGGCCGAGGAGCGCATCCTCTACCCGGTCCTGGACAAGGTGCTCGCCGACTACAAGGCGCTCTACGCGGACAGCGCGCCGATCGTCAACCTGCGCGAGAAGGACGCGGGAACCGAGTTCAGCCGCCGTGCGTCCTGGGACAAGGCACTGGCCGCCGGTTCGGTGACCGCCTACCGGATCGGGGACACTGTCACCGTGCAGGGCCCCAAGGGCGTGGCCGCACCGATCACGGCACCGGAGGGCACTCGCAAGCAACTGCTCCTCGGTACCACCGCGTTCGGGACGCCGTACGCCGGTCAGCGCTCCGACTGGTCCTCGCCCGAGCTGCTCCAGTCGGCGATCACGCTGAAGCTGCCGGCCTGACCGGTCGCCTGATCGCACGTCACGCACGACCGCTTGTCCTGGGGGGACATCCATGCCGAGCAGTGGCCGTCATGTCACCATGCTCACGGAAGGCACATATCCGCATATTCACGGGGGTGTGAGCACCTGGTGCGACCAGCTCGTACGCGGCATGCCGGAGGTCGACTTCAATGTCGTCGCCCTCACCGGCAGCGGCCGCGAGCCGGTCACCTGGGAGCTTCCGGCCAACGTCTACCGGCACACGGCCTTCCCCCTGTGGGGGCCGCAGCCCGGCAGGCGCCGGCCGCTCCTCGGCAAGGAGAGGCGCCGGTTCACCGACACCTACGAGCGCTTCCTGCTCGCCATGCTCGACCCGGACTCCGGCTGCGACTTCGCCTCGGCGCTGTACGGCCTGGCGGAACTGGCGCGGGCCGGGCGGCTCTCGGCGGCGCTCCGCTCCGAAGCGGCGCTGAAGTCGCTGATGTGGATCTGGACGATGCCGCACCTGGCACTGTCCAGGGCGAAACCGACCGTGCACGACGCCCTGACGGCGACCGACCTCCTGGAACACGCGCTGCGCCCGCTGTCCGCCCGCATTCCGGCGGACAGCGTGGCGCACGCGGTCAGCAGCGGCCTCGCCACCCTGCCCGCGCTCGCCGCCCAGCACTTCGACGGGGTGCCGTTCCTGCTCACCGAGCACGGCATCTACCTGCGCGAGCGCTACCTCGGCTACCGCACCGGCGAGCAGAACTGGCCGGTGAAATCGGTGATCCTGAGCTTCTACCGGGAGCTCAACTCGCTGGGCTACCGCCGGGCAGACCTCATCACCCCGTGCAACCAGTACAACCGCCGCTGGGAGGAGCGCGGCGGCGCCCCCTCGGAGCGGATCCGCACCGTCTACAACGGCGTCGACCCCGACCTCTTCCCGCACGCCGGACCCGATCCGGCCGTCCCCACCCTGAGCTGGTGCGGACGCATCGACCCCATCAAGGACCTGGAGACCCTGATCCGCTCGTACGCCATCGTGCGCGCCGAACTCCCCGACACCCGGCTGCGGTTGTACGGGGGCGTGCCGGCCGGTGGCGAGGACTACAAGACCCGCCTGGAGAAGCTGGCCGCCGAACTCGGCGTCGCCGACGGCATCTCCTACGAGGGCCGGGTCAGCGACGTGGCGAGCGCGTACGCGTCCGGCAGTGTGGTGATGCTCTCCAGCATCAGCGAGGGCTTCCCGTTCTCGCTGATCGAAGCGATGTCCTGCGGCCGGGCCACCGTGTCCACGGACGTCGGCGGCGTACGCGAGGCGGCGGGGGAGGCGGGGCTCGTCGTGCCGCCCCGGGAACCCGCCGTGATGGCCGAGGCGACCGTCGGGCTGCTCCGTGACCACGAACGGCGGGCACGGCTGGGCGCCGCCGCCCGCCAGCGGGTGATCGACAAGTTCACCCTGCACCGCTCGGTGGACGGCTTCCGCCGCATCTACCTCGAACTCGCCGGACACCCCGAACCCCAGCCGCTCCAGGCCGAGTTCACCCCCGGAGACGAGTGGACCCTGCACCTGACGGACCCGTGGTACCGCGAGCTGTCCAGCGAGGCGCAGCCCAGCTCGCTCGGCGGGTCGCCCTGGTGAGCGGCTCGCTGTGGATCGGCCGGGACGAAGGGCAGGACACCCTGCCCTTCATCCCGCGCCAGCGCCCGTCCTGGGCCGCCGCGATCGACCCCCTCAACGAACTCACCCTCCGCCTTGAGGACTTGATAGCCGCCGCCGTCCACCCGGACGAGATAGCGGCGATCATCGAGTCCGACGGAATGACCGACGCGCAGATAAGCGCCGTCTACGGGCACCCGGACTCCTTCTCGCTGGCCGAGGAGCTCTACGGCCGGGTCGAGCGCCGATACCCCTCGGCGCCGGTCCCGGCCGCCGAACCCTGGCACGCCCACCTCGCCTCCTGTCTGCTGCGCGGCCTCGTCTTCGCGCTGCCCGGACTGGCCTACGTCCTGGGCGCGCCGCTTCTGGGCGGTCCCCGCGGCACCCTCGGGCTGCCCGCAGGAACGATGTGCCTGCTCGCCGGGGCGGTCACCGGCTGGGTGTGGAACCAGTCGCTCTCGCACCGCGCCCACTCCTGGCTCAGCCTCGCCGACCGCCCCGCCGCGGTCCGCGCCCTGCGCCGGGGCGCCCCGCTCGGCGCCGCCCTCGGCGCGCTGGCCGCCCTCGCGGCGGCCGGGCCCGGTGAGCTGAGCGCCGCCGCGTTCGCCGCCGGTCAGTCCTGCTATCTGGCCGCCGCCACCGTCCTGCTGGTCCTCGGCCGTGAACGCCCGCTGTTCTTCGCCCTGCTGCCCATGACGATCGGCGCCGTACCGGGGCTCCCGGCCGCCACCGGGCCGGTACTGCTGCTCGTCTCGCTGGCGGCGGCCGTGACGCTGGCCGTGCGCGCGCTGCGCGGTCCGGCCGCCACGGCTCCGGCACGCGGCGCCGTCTCGCCCCGGCTCACCACCTCGCTCCCGTACGGCTTGTTCGGGCTCGGCGCGGGCGTGCTGGTGCTGTACGCGGCTCTCGGTGATGTCTTCCGGCACGGCTCGGCGGGCTCGGTGGCCGGTCCCTCGGCCATAGCGCTCACTCTCAGCATGGGTCCCGCCGAATGGCTGCTCCACCGCTTCCGTGCCAAGAGCGTGGCCGGGCTGCGGAGCACCTGGAGCGCGTGGGGGTTTCGCGGCTCGGTCGTCGCCACCGTGGCCGTCTGCCTCGGTGTCTACCTGGTGGTCCTCGCCGCGCTCGCCGCCCTCGGCGCCCGCCTGTGGCCGGGCACCCCGCCGCTGGGCGGCTCGCGCCTCGCGACGCTGCTGCTCATCGGCGCGGTGCTGTGGACCGGGCTGCTGCTCCAGTCGTTCGGGGCGGCGCCGGGCGCGGCCCTCGTGTGCTGCACGGCGGCGGTCGCCCAGACCCTGGCGCTGCTCGTCGGGGCGCCGCCGGTGACCGGTCTGGTGGTGTCGGGGACGACGGCCGCCCTGCTGGCCGTCCTGGTCTGTGTCCTACTGGGACGAGCCACCGCCCACCGCCCATGAGCCCGTCGAGAGGGAGCACATTGCGAGGACGTACATGAGCAAACTGCTTGTGCCCTACTACGAGCATCCGGCCGAGCGCCCGGACGCCTGGGAGGCGCTGATCGCCGCCGCGCCCTCGCTGTACGGGGTCGTCCTCAACCCGGCCAGCGGCGCGGGGAGTTCACCCGACGAGGCCTTCGCGGCGGTGGCCGCGCGACTGTGCTCGGCGGGCGTGCGCGTGCTCGGCTACGTGGACACCGCCTACGGGCGGCGCCCACCACAGGACGTGGTGCGCGAGGCGGCCCGCCACCGCGCCTGGTACGGCGTACACGGAGTCTTCCTGGACCAGGTGGCCACCTCCGCCGACCAACTGCCGTACTACGCCGACCTGCGGGCCGCGTTCTTCGCCACGTACGACACCTACGTGACCGTCGTCCTCAACCACGGCGCCCAGCCGCACCCCGGCTACGCTCGGATCGGCGACCTCCTGGTCACCTTCGAGGGGCCCTGGTCCGCCTACCCGCCCACCGGCCCCGCCGGTCCCGACACCTGTCACCTGGTCTACGGCGCCCCACCGGACGCGGTCGCCCAGGCGCCGGTGCACTGCCTCGTCCCCGGTCAACTGCCGCACCCCTGGGGCACGTTGCCGCACCGCTTGGAGCCCGTTTCGTGAGACGCGCACTCTGGCTGCTGGTCCCGCTGCTCCTGCTCGCGGCCTGCACCAGCTCACCGTCCGGCCCCGACGACGGGGACGGCGAGGACACCGGGCCGCCGCCCGCACCCTCGGGCCCGCACTGGCAGCCCAGGCCGGGGCTGAGCTGGCAGTGGCAGCTCAAGGGCAAGCTCGATGCGACCGTCGACGTCCAGGTGTACGACATCGACGCCTTCGACCAGGACGCGGCGGCCGTCGCCGATCTGCACCGCAGGGGCCGCAAGGTCATCTGCTACACCTCGACGGGTGCCTGGGAGGACTGGCGGCCGGACGCCAAACAGTTCCCCAAGTCCGTGCTCGGCAAGGGCAACGGCTGGGACGGCGAGCGCTGGCTCGACATCCGCCGCACCGACGTGCTCGAACCGCTCATCGCCAAGCGCTTCGACCTGT
Coding sequences:
- a CDS encoding endo alpha-1,4 polygalactosaminidase, translated to MRRALWLLVPLLLLAACTSSPSGPDDGDGEDTGPPPAPSGPHWQPRPGLSWQWQLKGKLDATVDVQVYDIDAFDQDAAAVADLHRRGRKVICYTSTGAWEDWRPDAKQFPKSVLGKGNGWDGERWLDIRRTDVLEPLIAKRFDLCRAKGFDAVEPDNMDGYANDTGFPLKAADQLKYNELIAKLAHDRGLAVGLKNDLDQIPRLLAHFDFAVNEQCAQYGECDKLTPFVRAGKAVFHVEYELPPARFCAESKQLGFSSMEKKYDLKEWRQAC
- the pelF gene encoding GT4 family glycosyltransferase PelF; the protein is MPSSGRHVTMLTEGTYPHIHGGVSTWCDQLVRGMPEVDFNVVALTGSGREPVTWELPANVYRHTAFPLWGPQPGRRRPLLGKERRRFTDTYERFLLAMLDPDSGCDFASALYGLAELARAGRLSAALRSEAALKSLMWIWTMPHLALSRAKPTVHDALTATDLLEHALRPLSARIPADSVAHAVSSGLATLPALAAQHFDGVPFLLTEHGIYLRERYLGYRTGEQNWPVKSVILSFYRELNSLGYRRADLITPCNQYNRRWEERGGAPSERIRTVYNGVDPDLFPHAGPDPAVPTLSWCGRIDPIKDLETLIRSYAIVRAELPDTRLRLYGGVPAGGEDYKTRLEKLAAELGVADGISYEGRVSDVASAYASGSVVMLSSISEGFPFSLIEAMSCGRATVSTDVGGVREAAGEAGLVVPPREPAVMAEATVGLLRDHERRARLGAAARQRVIDKFTLHRSVDGFRRIYLELAGHPEPQPLQAEFTPGDEWTLHLTDPWYRELSSEAQPSSLGGSPW
- a CDS encoding spherulation-specific family 4 protein, which encodes MSKLLVPYYEHPAERPDAWEALIAAAPSLYGVVLNPASGAGSSPDEAFAAVAARLCSAGVRVLGYVDTAYGRRPPQDVVREAARHRAWYGVHGVFLDQVATSADQLPYYADLRAAFFATYDTYVTVVLNHGAQPHPGYARIGDLLVTFEGPWSAYPPTGPAGPDTCHLVYGAPPDAVAQAPVHCLVPGQLPHPWGTLPHRLEPVS